The genomic DNA AGGGGGTTTTGTATCGTTCCCATGATAAGCGGTCCGCCAGTTTACGGTACGCCTTGTCCCGGGCGATTTCCGCGACACCGACCCTGTCCTGTTCCCCGGTTCCGATACCGACCGTCACCCCGTCCTTGACATAAATCACGGAATTGCTCGTGACACCGGATTCGACAAGCCAGCCGAAAATGAGGTCCTCGTATTCGTGATCTTCCGGAAGCCGGTTGATGCGGTATTCCTTTCCTTTATATGTGGTCTGGGCGGGCACGAGATCCTCTTTTCGCAGTGTTTTTGGGGAATATGACCACTGGGCGATAAGCCCGCCGTCCATGAGGGATTTAAAATCGACGAAACGCTGCCCGATATAGCTTTTCAGGTTGCCCATGTTTTGTATCTTCATGACCCGAAGATTTTTTTTCTGCACGAATACATCGAGAACACCCGGGGCAAACTCCGGCGCGACCACGACTTCCGCGTAGTTTTCCACGATAAGTTCAGCCGTTTCACGGTCGACTTCCCGGTTGCATGCAATGGCGCCGCCGAAGGCGGCCACCCTGTCCGCCATATTCGCGCGGTGATAGGATTCGGAGAGGGTTTTTCCCTTTGCCACGCCGCAGGGATTATTGTGCTTGACGATCACGGTGCAGGGGGTTTCGGTAAAATAACGAAGGATGTTGAGCGCGTTATCCGCGTCCGTGATATTGGTTTTACCGGGGTGCTTGCCGGACTGGAGGAGTTCTATGTCCGATGCGAGGTAGCGGCCGGGCTTGATGCTGACCACATCACCCAGCCTGAGATTGCCGTTTGCGAGTCTGTAAAGCGCCGCTTCCTGTCCCGGATTTTCACCGTAACGAAGGCCCTTTTGAATGTCATCGATCGTCCAGCATACTTTTTCATAGACAAGCGTTTGCCTTTTTGATTTTTCGTAAAAAGAAATCTCGAGTGAATCGGGAAAATGATCGTCCATGATCGTTCTGTAAGCCGATTTAAAATCTTTTGTTGCCATGGGAAACTCCCTTTTTTATACTATTTCTTTATAGCTTTTCGTTATCGCCTCGTATGTGAGACCGTCGAGGTATCCGGAAATCGCCCTGTCATAGGCGGCGGTATGGGCAAAAGCCTTTTTCGCGCAATCGAAACGGGTTCGAAGCGAAATAGTACCGCCCGAGGATTTCAATTCATCGATTATCTTCCCGTAATCCGCCGGGTCGGTGACGGAAACGACACGAAGATAGTTTTTTGCCGATGCTCGTATCATACAGGGCCCCCCGATGTCGATATTCGCCCGCGCCTCTTCCGGGGTGACGCCCGGCCGTGCGATCGTTTGCGTGAAGGGGTAGAGGTTGACGACCGCCATGTCGATGGCGGCGGCCCCGGTGCGTTCGAGATCCTGCCGGTGTGCTTCATTATAGGTCTCGTTGAGCAGGCCGAGGTAGATTTTGAAATCGAGTGTTTTAACGAGGCCCCCCTGCATCTCCGGTTGTCCCGTATAATCGGAGACACTGATCAGGTTTTTTTCCGCTTTCAAACCGAGTATCGTCCTGATCGCCTTGAACGTGCCGCCGGTTGAATATATTTTTATGTCCGGATTGACATTGAGGAGTCCGGGGACGAATGAGGTGAGTCCCTCCTTGTCGTATACGCTTACAAGGACATGCTGTATTTTGACCCGGCCGTCGATTTTTTCAACGATATTTCCCGCCATCATCCTCCTCCTTTTTATTCATGTACCCATGTCCCGGACCATGTGCCGGAATATGTGTTGCTGTAAAGACCCTGGGCCGCCGTCAGGAAATATACCTTGTCATCATGGACATGAAACCTCATCACATGGCACCTGTCGAGCTCGGTATCGAGCATCTCCTTCTCGTCGATCCGATCGAGCCCGCCCACCGTGCCGTCTTCCATCTGATAGAATCCGAAGGAAGTGGTTCCGACCAGGACATTGCCGCCTACCTCGGTGAATTCGGTAAACTTCACGGTTTTTTGTGAAACGGTCTTTTTCTCCGAGCCTTCCGAGGATGCAAAACCGTCGTCCGACCGGTATACCTTCCCGTTATCGGCGGACAGATAATAGTGGGTTCCCGCGAAAAGGATACCGCCGTATTTATTTCCCGAATCCGATTGAAGCGGGTCCGTCGTGACTTCCGCCAACGATTCGGGGTTCGCGCCGCTGTACAGCCTGTTTCCTGCAATCGTCCAATATGCGGAACCGTCCCATATAACGGTAACGATAAGATGACTCAAACCCGAAAGGGTTGCGGGCTGATAAATCGCTCCATTAAAGTAATACAGACCGAACTTTTCACTTTCGTCCATGGCAACGACAAACAGAACGCCGTTTGCCTCGACAAGCCGTACGATTTGTTTGCCGGCGATATCGGCATCGACCTCTTCCTGCCAGCTTACCGGGTCCGGCGCCGTTCGATACAGAGCGGTTTCGCTTTCATTAATGAGAAATCCCGCATAGAGGTTTCCTCCGTACAGGGTAATTCCCGTACAGAACGCCCCGCTTCGGGGAAGCGATATTTTTTTCCAGGATGCCGAAGATGCGGCAGTCACGCTTTTTTTCAAGATAGAGCCGCCCGTTGAAATGAAGTATGTAGATCCGTCATCCGACATGCTCCCGATCGTGAGGTTATTGTCCAGACTGTTGTCCGTCTCTTTCTCCGTGAGGTGTATAGACCAGAAAACGGAATATTCCTCCGCCATACAGGCGGTGAAAAATAAAATTATCACCGTAAGACATGTTACTGTAAAGATGTGCTGTTTCATAAATATCCCCTTAAAAATGATAGAATAATGACGGAGAGATCGTAAGGAAATTCGCCATGATTGCCGGGTCTTCTCCTACAGGAAACTCGAGATTCCACCACCAGGCACAATCGATACCGAATGAAAAATTGGCGTCGAAACGCCAATATACCGAAGCGCCCGGTTTTACGAGAAATACCGTATTCGTTCTGTCATCCCCATATTTCAATATATTGACCCCGATTGCGAGGTTGATGGGGAATTCGAATCTGGAGACGTTAAAGATATAGGACGCTTTTGCCGCGATCGGCATCATCAGGTATATTTTCATATTCGGATCAAAACTCAGCGCGCCGCCGAACTCGAGTCCGAGTCTTACGGAACTATTGATATAGGCACTCCATTGAAGGTGGCCCGCTGTTCCGAGGGTGGAGTTCGCACTCAGATACTCACCGGTAAAATCCTGGAAAAAAAGAGGGATAAAAAGACCGACGGTAAGCGAAAAGGTCTGGTCTCCGAGTTCGTGACCGGGGAGTGCGATAACGGACTCCTCTTTTCCATAGACAAATGTCTGCATCATGATCAGGATAAACACAAGCAGCAGTAGTATCGTTCTTTTTTTAAACACCTATGACATTCTCCTTTGTTCGCTAAAGTGTTCTATTAATAATAATGAATCAGCGTGTCTGTACGATTTCGGCCGATATCCGGTATATTCCCGGATTTTTTTCAATCGCATGGTTTATTGACAGGTTACCTGTTTTTTATCGTACGTACAGGATGATAACAAATTCCGGTGCGTCTGGTTACACCCGATATTATGCCATTATCGATCGCTTTTCTGCATATTACTGTGAATGGATTTTTTTTTCAAGCTTCAGGGGCAATTATCATTTGAACTTTTTTTATACAACCGTCTCGATTATTTTTATATACTCATCGAGGGATTTTGTGCGAAGGAATCGAATACCGGCATAGAGGGTGTTGTTATCCAGTGCGGCGACGTAAATGATTTCTCCGACAAGTTTGAATCGTTCATCTTCAGGATAAATGATCAGTCCGTCTCCGACCCTGAATAGTGCATTTGTCACCGGAATAAGAAGCCTGATCCCCTTTATCGAAAAATCCGTTGTTTCCGTTTTGATTTTCTCGCCCATTCCCTGTTCGATAATAAATTTTCTGAAACAACTCGGGATTAATGTTCCCTCCATCCTTTCA from Spirochaetales bacterium includes the following:
- a CDS encoding IMP cyclohydrolase, which translates into the protein MATKDFKSAYRTIMDDHFPDSLEISFYEKSKRQTLVYEKVCWTIDDIQKGLRYGENPGQEAALYRLANGNLRLGDVVSIKPGRYLASDIELLQSGKHPGKTNITDADNALNILRYFTETPCTVIVKHNNPCGVAKGKTLSESYHRANMADRVAAFGGAIACNREVDRETAELIVENYAEVVVAPEFAPGVLDVFVQKKNLRVMKIQNMGNLKSYIGQRFVDFKSLMDGGLIAQWSYSPKTLRKEDLVPAQTTYKGKEYRINRLPEDHEYEDLIFGWLVESGVTSNSVIYVKDGVTVGIGTGEQDRVGVAEIARDKAYRKLADRLSWERYKTPFNELQDKGKRDEIEAETNAKKGGLIGCCMISDAFFPKRDGVDVGIREGITSIIQPGGSILDFESIEACNEANVAMVYTGERSFKH